The nucleotide sequence AGATTGCGCGTCATGTCACAGCAGCGGCTATCCCGGGGCATACGCAGGAACAAGCGAGGACAACTGCTACAGGTGCCACTCAAGCGACCATGCGAGAGAGCATCCGAGCAATCCTACTGACTGTCTGCTCTGCCATAATAACAACTCATGGAGCGGTGCGACCAGCCATCAGAGCTTCCAATTGCAAGGCGCTCATGTATCTTTAGATTGCGCGTCATGCCACAGCAGCGGCTATCCGGGGGCATACGCAGGAACAAGCGAAGACAACTGCTACAGGTGCCACTCAAGCGATCATGCAAGAGAGCATCCGAGCAATCCTACTGACTGTCTGCGTTGTCATAATAATAATTCATGGGAAGGAGCTGACGATGATTAAAAAAGGAGAGGTGAAAATGAAAGATTTTAAAACGGTCTTAAAGATGCTGATGTTGATGACGATGCTTTTACTCCTGCCTTTATCTGCATACGCAGAGGATATAAAAGGCCGGCTCTCATTAAGTGATTACTATTCTTTTGACAGCGAGAGCAGCGACCTTCATGTTCTCTCATCCAAGATAAGAATATTTAAGGAGGAAGACAAAGAGCCGGGTTGGTATTTTAATTTTAACGGGAGAATAAGGGGGAAGATATTTGACGGAGACCTGCATGAAGACTCTCCTGAATTTAAATTAATGGAGCTCTGGGCAGGATATAAATTCCCGAATGGAAAGATAAAAGCTGTTTTGGGCAGGCAGTATATAGAGGAGATGTATAACTCATATATTGACGGCCTCAATGTGAAATATCTCATCACCAAGGATATAGGCATAGGCATATTCGGCGGCCTTGCGCCTGACAGATACGACAGCTCTTTTAACTCCAAATTCACGAGCATCGGGGTCTACGGCGAAATAGACAAGGAGAAGTACAATCTTAAGATGGGCTATGAAAATATGAGATATAAAGGCGAGACCGACAGGGAGTACGCATCCATGCAGCTTGATTCCAACCCGATCGAAAAACTGCAACTGAATGCGGTCGCGGTCGCGAGCAGAAATGAATTGACTGATACAATAGACCTTGAGAACCTTAACATTAATGCTTTGTACGCATATTCCAAAGACCTGCGGTTCACGCTCTTTCACAGCTATTACAGGGCTGTAAAATTATATGCGTCTGCAAAGGATTATTTTAAGATAGATTATTATGATGACTATTTCTATGACTTTAACTCTCTCGCAAGGACAGGCCTCAAGGTTGATTACAATATCATAAAAGGCCTTAAGATATTCGGCTCTGTGGCATATCAGAAAAGGGGTGAAGACAACGCAAAGGCAATGAGATACACGGCAGGAATGAAAAAAAGCGATCTTAATGGTTTTGATATATCAGGCCATTATACCCATGTGGACAATTTTGATTCGATTGAGGATGAATTCAGGGCAGAGGTCTCGCGCAGGATACTTGAAGATGTGGATGCCTCAGTTTATATAAGCAAAGAACTTGAGGAGCTTGGAAGCGGTGGCGGCGGCTTCACAAATGCTACCTTGACTTACGGCTCCTCTCTTGCCTGGAGGATAAACAAGAGCTATGACCTGTTTGTCTCTGCCGAGCGTTATCAGGAAGATGATTACTACAACACCTCAATATTCACAAAGGTCGGCTATAAATTCTGAGAATTATGAATATACTTACAGCATATGGAGACTGCCGATGAGCCACAGTGATGAAAATAAGATTATAGATGATATCCCGGTTTCAGAAAAGATATTGCGCTTCAGAAAATCAGAGAGGTCGCTGCACTGGGCGCTGGCTGTGCCGTTTCTCGTATGCATGACAACAGCGCTTGTGATGGTTATCGTATACAACCCTGACCCTCAGCGTCCGTACCGCGCGTTATTCTCCTGGACGCACAGGATATCCGGCATGTTCCTCATATTCCTTCCATTTGCAGCGGTGATGAAAAGCAGGGGGGATCACAGGATATATTTTTACAACATAAAACAGGCATGGGTCTGGACAATTGAAGATATGAGATGGCTCTCCCTCATGGGGCTTGCTGCTGTAAGCAAAAAGTTCGTGCTCCCTGAGCAGGGCAAGTTCAATGCCGCAGAAAAGATCAACTTCATGAACCTCATGGCGACATACCCGCTTTATATACTGACCGGCCTGCTGGTATGGCTGACCGATGTCGCCTTTGTCTCATGGGTTCTGCATTTTCTTATGGCGATGATAGTTGTCCCGCTGATAGCAGGACATATATATATGGCATTGATCAATCCCGCAAGCCGCATCGGACTTGAAGGGATGGTAACAGGCTTTGTTGACAGGCACTGGGCAAAGCATCATTACGGCAAATGGTATCGGGAGCATTACGGGGATGATCGTCCGCCCGATAGTGAGAGGTGATGGATAATTTATAACAGTTAAAAGAACATCATTTCTGCTTCAAGACCCCGGGCCAGTTGCTGTCGGCTTTGTTGATATTGGCGACCATATCCTTTTCCCATAGTGCCTGTGTCTCTTTATTAAGGTTAAGGTAGAGGCGGTTTTTAACTATAATCCATGCCTCAGGATCCATATCAGCAGTGGAGCCCTGGCTTACCGCATAGGCGCAATATCCCCCGTACTTTGGCGCATACCTATCGGGAAAGTCCATGAAGAGCCTCATATGCTCCTCATTCGCAAAGAGCCACTTTGCCCCGTTCCATTCAAACACAAAAGCATTCTTCCCAACGAGAGGCTTATTCACGGAGTGGTATGCGACAGCATCGTATCCTTTTATTGCGATACCCTTTGAATCGGCATTGACAGGTGGAAGAGAAGATGTGCAACTAAGATGGATTGAAAGGATAGCAAGAGCGATAATGAGATAAAATGGTCTGCGAAATCTCTTATTAATCATGGCTGTCTCCTGAATATATTTATTTTTTAAGCAAAGCCCCATACATATCCGGCCTTCTTTCGTTAAAGATATCATTATAAATATTTAATGATTTATCTCTCGCAGCCGAAGGGTCAATATCTGCGATTATGATCTCCTCTTTGCTGTATGATGCCTTTACCAATACTTCACCTCTTGGCGAGGCTATCAGGCTCTGGCCTATGAACTTCAGCGGTTTGCCTGCTGTTCTGTCTTCAGTCCCGATACGGTTTGCAGTGACAGTGAAGACCCTGTTCTCAAGCGCCCTGACATGCATTGAATCAGGGCAGTAAGGAAGCACAAGGTTTGAAGGATGCGCCACTATCTCCGCACCCTCAATGGCAAGGCATCGCAATGATTCGGGGAAGAACCAGTCATAGCAGATCATGACACCGATCTTTCCTATCTTTGTATCCCATACCCTGAAGCCTGTATCTCCGGGCGTGAAGTATAATGTCTCCTCAAAATAGAGATGTGTCTTGCGGTATGTGCCTATCAATCCTTCAGGCCCTGTGAGCACGGCTGAGTTATAAAATTTATCTCCGTCCCTTTCAGGAAGCCCGGCAACGATATAGATGCCTTTTTCTCTGGACATGTCACAGAGAAACTCGGTCGTCTGTCCACCTTCGATAGTTTCAGAAAGCTCAGCCACCTCATCCTGTGACCTGAACTGATAGCCTGTTGCAAAAAGCTCAGGCAGGACAAGGAGCTGAAGGTCAATATCTTTTAATGCAGCCGCAACCTTCTTAAGGTTCTCCTCTTTTTTCCCAAATGCCGTATCAAATTGAAAGATGCCTGTTTTCATGTTAATAAAGTATCATCAATCGCAGGGAATTGTCTATCTGTTTTTTGATTTTGTTAAGATAGATGACTATGGCAAAGGTAATAATCAGGAATGCGTCGTACGACTATAAAACATTAAAGCCCGCATTCTTTGAACTCTTTGACGCAGTTGCAGGCGGCTTGGTTCAGAAGGGAAGCCGCGTGCTGATAAAGCCGAACTTCCTTGCGCCTGCTCCTCCTGACAAAGCAATAGTTACCCACCCTTTGATCATTAAAGCTGCTGCCGAGTATGTGCTTTATCATGGCGCTCACCCTGTTATATCCGACAGCCCTGCTACAGGCTCTTTTGAGAAAATACTGATAGAGAGCGGGGTCAAAAGCGCTCTTGAAGGCCTTGATGTAGAGTTCAGCGAGTTTAAAAAAAGCGTCTCTATCGAAGCAGGCAAACCATTCGGCAAGATCGAAATCGCTGAAGAGGCTCTGAATGCTGATCTGTTTATAAACCTTCCGAAATTAAAGACCCACTCGCAGATGCTCCTTACGCTCGGGGTGAAAAATCTCTTCGGCTGTATTGTCGGAATGAAGAAGCCCGAATGGCATTTGAGGGCAGGCACAGACACTGAGATATTTGCAAGGCTGCTCGTCAGGATCTATCAGGCGGTAAAACCATCTGTAACAATTATTGACGGAATACTGGCGATGGAGGGACAGGGCCCGGGCAGGAGCGGCGAACCGAGGGAGATCGGCATAATTGCTGGCAGCCTGGATACAGCAGCTCTTGATATCGCATTGTGCAGGATGTTAGGTATAGCGCCTGAGAAGGTCTTAACAAACAAGATAGCGCTTGAGTACGGGATAGTGGATGAAGATATTGAGATCGACGGGGCGATGCCTGAGATCAGAGACTTTAAGTTTCCTCAGACAGGCTCCGGAATGTTCGGCCCGAAACGGTTTCACAGCTTTATGAGAAGCCACTTAACGCAGCGGCCTGTATGCAATGACAAAATGTGCAAACTCTGCGGAGAGTGCTGGAAGTACTGCCCTGCAAAAGCGATAAATCACTCTAAAAAGAAGATTGATTTTAACTATGACAAGTGCATCAGGTGTTACTGCTGTGTAGAAGTCTGTCCCCACGGCGCTCTGAGGACAGAAGAGACTATGCCGGGGAAGATGATAAGAAAATGCCTGAAGATGTAAGATCCTGACATCCGCCAGCCGATTCCTATAAAACTTTTTATTGATTTTCTGATTTTATTATATAATTATCGATGGCAAGAGATATCTGCATCTTCCTCTTTTCACTCGGCATCATACTCTTTAACTGGCCGGTCATCAGCGTCTTTGACACGGAATTGTCGAAATATCTCTTTATCGTCTGGGCCCTCTTCATCGCAGCCATATATTTTGTTTCCGTGTATTCTGGGCGCAGGGACAAGGAGGGCTGATTGTTCTCCATAATTTTTCTCTTCACTATTATTTTCGGTTATCTCGGCCTGCTCTTTATAATCGCCAATTACGCTGAGCAGAAAGAGAAGACAGGAAGCAATATCGTCTCCAACCCTTATGTCTATTCGCTCTCTTTGGCGGTTTACTGCACCTCGTGGACATTTTACGGAAGCGTAGGCAAGGCGGCAAATTCCGGGCTGAGCTTTCTCACCATATACATAGGGCCCACGCTCATGGCCGCCTTATGGTGGGTGGTTCTCAGAAAGATAGTCTATATATCAAAAAAGAACAGGATAACCACGATATCAGACTTTATAGCCTCCCGTTACGGCAACTCGCTCTTCTTATCAGCCCTTGTCACATTTGTCGCTGTCATAGGCATAACTCCATATCTCGGCCTCCAGCTCAAGGCTATAATGACAACATTTTCCATCCTCGCAGGAAAACCTGAGGGAAGCCATTTCGCAGGATGGTTCATAACGCTTGTACTCGGACTATTCGCGGTATTTTTCGGCGCCCGCAAAATAGATGTCTCAGAGAGGCACGGCGGTATAGTCTTTGCCATAGCGTTTGAGTCAGCCATTAAACTTGTCGCATTCGTAACGGTCGGCCTGTTCGTTACTTACAGCCTTTTTAACGGCTTCGGAGATATCTTTAGCCGTATAAGGGATTCGCAGTTTTCAAATCTTATGAAGCTCGGCGGGGATTCCAATATAAGCTTTTCAGAATGGGCCTCGCTGACCTTCCTTTCGATGATGGCGATAATGTTTCTCCCGAGGCAGTTCCATGTATCGGTTGTTGAAAACTCCTCTGAAGAGCACATAAAAAAAGCGATGTGGCTCTTCCCGCTCTACCTCTTTATGATGAATATATTTGTCCTGCCTATAGCGTACGGCGGGCTGCTCCTTGGCGGGGCAAAGCAGTCTGCTGACTATTTTGTCCTCAGCATCCCTCTCAGTCAGGGGGTGCCGATGCTCGCGCTCCTTGCATTCATCGGCGGGTTCTCTGCGGCTTCGGCCATGATAATCGTTGAATCTCTTGCGCTCAGCACCATGGTCATGAACAGCTTCATCATGCCGGCGGTCTGGAGCATGAACGCGATGAAGGGCTTTTACACGATGATACTTAACACCAGAAGAATTGTGATCGTGGGACTCGTATTTCTCGGGTATTTCTTCGCAGTGTACATAGGAAATTTCTACAGCCTTGTAGACATAGGGCTTAAATCCTTTGAGGCGGTCACTATATTCGCCCCGGCCTTTCTCTTCGGCCTATACTGGAAGGGCGGCAACAAAAAGGGCGCCATCGCAGGCATACTAGCCGGTTTCATCATATGGGTCTATACACTCATCATCCCTGCGCTTATGAAAGCCGGCATAATTGTTGAGGGCGGAGTATTCGGCGGAGTATTCAGCTCTACGCTCCTTAACCCGTTTGCCTTATTCGGACTGCACGGCCTCGACAAGTGGAGCCACTCTCTCTTCTGGGGGCTCTTTCTAAACCTATTTTTCTATGTCACTGTATCTTTATTCACAAAAGAATCAGAAGCCGAAACAAGGCAGTCCCTGATATTTGTGGACGCATACTCGCCGGTTGAGCTTGATCTCTCAAGAAAGTTAATGAGCGTTGAGGAGATAGAGAGCACACTCTCCGGATATATCGGACGTTCAGAGGCCGCTGGCGCTGTCAGAAATTTTCTCAATAGAAATGGTTTAAACAGAGATACCATCTCAGAAGAATGGCTCTTCCGCCTGAGAGGTGAGGCAGAGGCGGTACTTTCCGGCGTCTTCAGCCCATCTATCAGCA is from Thermodesulfovibrionia bacterium and encodes:
- a CDS encoding cytochrome b/b6 domain-containing protein: MSHSDENKIIDDIPVSEKILRFRKSERSLHWALAVPFLVCMTTALVMVIVYNPDPQRPYRALFSWTHRISGMFLIFLPFAAVMKSRGDHRIYFYNIKQAWVWTIEDMRWLSLMGLAAVSKKFVLPEQGKFNAAEKINFMNLMATYPLYILTGLLVWLTDVAFVSWVLHFLMAMIVVPLIAGHIYMALINPASRIGLEGMVTGFVDRHWAKHHYGKWYREHYGDDRPPDSER
- a CDS encoding YHS domain-containing (seleno)protein — its product is MINKRFRRPFYLIIALAILSIHLSCTSSLPPVNADSKGIAIKGYDAVAYHSVNKPLVGKNAFVFEWNGAKWLFANEEHMRLFMDFPDRYAPKYGGYCAYAVSQGSTADMDPEAWIIVKNRLYLNLNKETQALWEKDMVANINKADSNWPGVLKQK
- a CDS encoding nitrilase-related carbon-nitrogen hydrolase encodes the protein MKTGIFQFDTAFGKKEENLKKVAAALKDIDLQLLVLPELFATGYQFRSQDEVAELSETIEGGQTTEFLCDMSREKGIYIVAGLPERDGDKFYNSAVLTGPEGLIGTYRKTHLYFEETLYFTPGDTGFRVWDTKIGKIGVMICYDWFFPESLRCLAIEGAEIVAHPSNLVLPYCPDSMHVRALENRVFTVTANRIGTEDRTAGKPLKFIGQSLIASPRGEVLVKASYSKEEIIIADIDPSAARDKSLNIYNDIFNERRPDMYGALLKK
- a CDS encoding DUF362 domain-containing protein encodes the protein MAKVIIRNASYDYKTLKPAFFELFDAVAGGLVQKGSRVLIKPNFLAPAPPDKAIVTHPLIIKAAAEYVLYHGAHPVISDSPATGSFEKILIESGVKSALEGLDVEFSEFKKSVSIEAGKPFGKIEIAEEALNADLFINLPKLKTHSQMLLTLGVKNLFGCIVGMKKPEWHLRAGTDTEIFARLLVRIYQAVKPSVTIIDGILAMEGQGPGRSGEPREIGIIAGSLDTAALDIALCRMLGIAPEKVLTNKIALEYGIVDEDIEIDGAMPEIRDFKFPQTGSGMFGPKRFHSFMRSHLTQRPVCNDKMCKLCGECWKYCPAKAINHSKKKIDFNYDKCIRCYCCVEVCPHGALRTEETMPGKMIRKCLKM
- a CDS encoding ATP-binding protein; translation: MFSIIFLFTIIFGYLGLLFIIANYAEQKEKTGSNIVSNPYVYSLSLAVYCTSWTFYGSVGKAANSGLSFLTIYIGPTLMAALWWVVLRKIVYISKKNRITTISDFIASRYGNSLFLSALVTFVAVIGITPYLGLQLKAIMTTFSILAGKPEGSHFAGWFITLVLGLFAVFFGARKIDVSERHGGIVFAIAFESAIKLVAFVTVGLFVTYSLFNGFGDIFSRIRDSQFSNLMKLGGDSNISFSEWASLTFLSMMAIMFLPRQFHVSVVENSSEEHIKKAMWLFPLYLFMMNIFVLPIAYGGLLLGGAKQSADYFVLSIPLSQGVPMLALLAFIGGFSAASAMIIVESLALSTMVMNSFIMPAVWSMNAMKGFYTMILNTRRIVIVGLVFLGYFFAVYIGNFYSLVDIGLKSFEAVTIFAPAFLFGLYWKGGNKKGAIAGILAGFIIWVYTLIIPALMKAGIIVEGGVFGGVFSSTLLNPFALFGLHGLDKWSHSLFWGLFLNLFFYVTVSLFTKESEAETRQSLIFVDAYSPVELDLSRKLMSVEEIESTLSGYIGRSEAAGAVRNFLNRNGLNRDTISEEWLFRLRGEAEAVLSGVFSPSISSLVFRDRTYLTPDEKAQISDSVKRISSSLRLSRQELAEKNRQLALLKEFSENIIESIPLGVATLDESLKVKYWNHAMSGITGIVSDDALNMKAEHLLKCLHPALFTPEITEGEVICHRDFNNEARMLLKVYLSKLTGTQKGYVLVIEDITEKKKIEEDLFRTTKHASIGRLAAGVAHEIGNPLASISSLVQELLTEDLSPFVSDSLKTVNTHINRIARIVRELGDFARLSPRQKIPTDISAILESTLNLIKYDKNFNKIEIRKDIRETPAVKADPDQMQQVFLNFMLNARDAMPEGGILEISVRHRNGYVETVFSDTGTGISHENMDKLFDPFFTTKGPLKGTGLGLSICYSIIKDHGGTIEIDGARGHGAGFIIRLPLKNEANEKGSA